One part of the Xylanimonas allomyrinae genome encodes these proteins:
- a CDS encoding ATP-binding protein, with translation MTVNDRVHAAVLVTPHGERRRRRRARERVASAVVTTTRQADHAARQARRDDERNERRATRLLPAAGEPGQAALRMPGRFRIPKHQDTSATWDHAYPFLAEGGLGPEGVFVGQDLYSGSSFVYDPWVLYQRGLITAPNVVLAGIVGAGKSALAKSLYTRSLPFRRRVYVPGDPKGEHTAVARAVGGRAIELGPGLPNRLNPLDAGHRPSEILDERWAAEVTARRRDLVGALTETVLDRPLTPLEHTAVDVALAAAVRTATVPVLPMVVDRLLHPDRADDVDHRLAEDGRLPGHALRQLVAGDLAGMFDGPSTVSFDPSLPMLSLDLSRVSQNPTALSVLMTCSSAWMESALLDPDGGQRWVIYDEAWRLMQHPALLRRMDAHWRLARHYGIANMLIFHKLTDLENVGDAGSANRALATSLLANAETRIIYRQETDQLGATAAALGLSRTEQALLPTLGVGQGLWRIRDRAFVCQHQLHPEELSLFDTSSRARSSPRASERTLPSADSASSRLQSR, from the coding sequence GTGACCGTCAACGATCGGGTCCACGCCGCCGTCCTGGTGACACCGCACGGGGAGCGGCGCCGCCGTCGTCGGGCACGCGAGCGCGTGGCGTCCGCCGTCGTCACTACCACACGACAGGCGGACCATGCGGCGCGACAGGCGCGGCGGGACGACGAACGCAACGAGCGCCGTGCCACCAGGCTGCTCCCCGCCGCAGGCGAACCAGGCCAGGCCGCGCTGCGGATGCCCGGCAGGTTTCGGATCCCGAAGCACCAGGACACCTCCGCCACGTGGGACCATGCCTACCCGTTCCTCGCCGAGGGCGGACTCGGGCCCGAGGGGGTGTTCGTGGGCCAGGACCTCTACTCGGGGTCCTCGTTCGTCTACGACCCGTGGGTGCTCTACCAGCGAGGGCTCATCACCGCACCGAACGTCGTGCTCGCCGGGATCGTCGGCGCAGGGAAGTCCGCGCTCGCCAAGTCCCTCTACACCCGGTCGTTGCCGTTCCGGCGGCGCGTCTACGTGCCCGGGGACCCGAAGGGCGAGCACACCGCCGTCGCTCGCGCCGTGGGCGGCAGGGCGATCGAGCTCGGACCCGGGCTGCCGAACCGGCTCAACCCCCTCGACGCCGGCCACCGGCCATCCGAGATCCTCGATGAGCGGTGGGCAGCGGAGGTTACCGCCCGACGCCGTGACCTCGTCGGAGCGCTCACCGAGACCGTCCTCGACCGGCCCCTGACCCCGCTCGAGCACACCGCCGTCGATGTCGCGCTCGCCGCCGCCGTGCGAACGGCGACCGTGCCGGTGCTGCCCATGGTGGTCGACCGGCTGCTCCACCCCGACCGGGCCGACGACGTTGACCACCGGCTCGCCGAGGACGGACGTCTACCCGGGCACGCGCTCCGGCAACTGGTCGCCGGCGACCTCGCGGGCATGTTCGACGGACCCTCGACCGTCTCGTTCGACCCGAGCCTGCCGATGCTTTCGCTCGACCTGTCCCGGGTCTCGCAGAACCCGACCGCGCTCTCAGTGCTCATGACGTGCTCATCCGCGTGGATGGAGTCTGCGCTCCTCGACCCCGACGGCGGACAACGGTGGGTCATCTACGACGAGGCGTGGCGGCTCATGCAACACCCCGCGCTACTGCGGCGCATGGACGCCCACTGGCGGCTCGCGCGGCACTACGGCATCGCCAACATGCTCATCTTCCACAAGCTGACCGACCTCGAGAACGTCGGCGACGCCGGCTCCGCCAACCGCGCCCTGGCCACATCGTTGCTGGCCAACGCCGAGACACGGATCATCTACCGGCAGGAGACCGACCAGCTCGGGGCGACCGCCGCGGCGCTCGGGCTGAGCCGAACCGAGCAGGCGCTACTGCCGACGCTCGGGGTCGGGCAGGGACTGTGGCGGATCCGCGACCGAGCCTTCGTCTGCCAGCATCAACTCCATCCCGAGGAGCTTTCACTGTTCGACACGTCAAGCCGAGCAAGATCATCACCCCGTGCCTCAGAGCGCACACTTCCGTCTGCCGACTCCGCGAGTTCGAGACTTCAGTCCCGGTGA
- a CDS encoding helix-turn-helix transcriptional regulator translates to MTAHLELMVTRDEPPLTHTPMWTLDELCEKVRVSHETVHTWRKRGTAPKAYVIGRHLMFEESDVRAWLDARTARTDDEPSTGSGSGW, encoded by the coding sequence GTGACGGCGCACCTGGAACTCATGGTCACGAGAGACGAACCCCCGCTCACGCACACGCCGATGTGGACCCTCGACGAACTGTGCGAGAAGGTCCGCGTGAGCCACGAGACGGTGCACACCTGGCGCAAGCGCGGGACCGCGCCCAAGGCGTACGTCATCGGACGGCACCTCATGTTCGAGGAGTCGGACGTCCGGGCGTGGCTCGATGCTCGGACCGCTCGTACCGACGACGAGCCCAGCACGGGCTCCGGATCGGGCTGGTGA
- a CDS encoding single-stranded DNA-binding protein, producing the protein MSDTIPTREALAGFIVTEPRLTTTAGGMYRLAARVGVEHWQSEPDGARSMADPSFHTLAIYGQLAARLAGEFHKGERFVAVGRTRGYPIDRVGVEDVRYEFVATRIGHDAADDALARSMSRHPASRARHLDTRHPLEPAEAPASGRRLRAVPDLPAQPTSVRHDRPLDGVGSPLGT; encoded by the coding sequence ATGTCCGACACCATTCCGACCCGCGAGGCGCTCGCGGGGTTCATCGTCACCGAGCCCAGGCTCACCACGACGGCCGGCGGCATGTACCGCCTCGCAGCGCGCGTGGGCGTGGAGCACTGGCAGAGCGAACCCGACGGCGCGCGCTCGATGGCCGACCCGTCGTTCCATACGCTCGCGATCTACGGCCAGCTCGCCGCGAGGCTCGCGGGCGAGTTCCACAAGGGCGAGCGGTTCGTCGCCGTCGGCCGCACCCGGGGGTATCCGATCGACCGAGTGGGCGTCGAGGATGTGCGCTACGAGTTCGTCGCGACCCGGATCGGGCACGACGCAGCCGACGACGCCCTCGCCCGGTCGATGTCGCGGCACCCGGCGAGCCGGGCCCGGCACCTCGACACCCGCCACCCGCTCGAGCCCGCCGAGGCTCCGGCGTCGGGACGACGGCTGCGGGCAGTGCCGGACCTGCCCGCCCAGCCGACCTCAGTCCGGCACGACCGTCCGCTCGACGGCGTCGGCTCGCCGCTCGGAACCTGA
- a CDS encoding SCO6880 family protein produces MTTSNTTTDGGTTATFSRLTRRGVLLGLGPSQLVVLAFAGVALVAALVAGGMAVAYAAPLILACAALCWIRLGGRPVVEWLPVATVWVRRGITGQLDYRARIGTPRPAGTLALPGDAARLRQWVDAETGGVMIHDPHAATLTAVVGVTHPSFVLLDAAEQARRVAAWGRVLASTCRSGNVATLQVLERTLPDSGKGLAAWWTTQGTDDGGWAARTYADLIDRAGPTGERHATTIALTISLRAAARAVRAAGGGLRGGATVLRQEVTSLTTALRAADLTPTGMLDAGEVALAIRAAYDPTVGAALERHGAIGRDLATAGPLAVTESWGHLRADGAYHCVLWISEWPRTVVYPAFLTPLLLAPGVRRTLSLTFTPVRADVAARDLRRKKTEYISDAAQRNRLGQIEDASQAAEYTDVLQQEADLTAGHGVLRAVGLVTVTAPTLEELERAVAAVEQAAIQASCETRRLWGQQARTFIRAALPVAMPI; encoded by the coding sequence ATGACGACGTCGAACACCACCACCGATGGCGGGACGACAGCCACGTTCTCCCGACTCACGCGGCGAGGAGTCCTACTCGGGCTGGGGCCTTCACAGCTCGTGGTGCTGGCGTTCGCGGGTGTTGCGCTGGTCGCGGCTCTCGTCGCAGGCGGCATGGCCGTCGCCTACGCCGCCCCGCTCATCCTCGCGTGCGCCGCACTCTGCTGGATCCGACTCGGGGGCCGACCCGTCGTGGAGTGGCTGCCGGTCGCCACCGTCTGGGTCCGCCGCGGCATCACTGGCCAGCTCGACTACCGGGCCCGGATCGGCACGCCGAGACCCGCAGGCACCCTCGCCCTTCCAGGGGATGCCGCCCGCCTGCGCCAGTGGGTCGACGCGGAGACGGGCGGGGTCATGATCCACGACCCGCACGCTGCGACGCTGACCGCCGTCGTCGGCGTGACGCACCCGTCGTTCGTGCTCCTCGACGCCGCCGAGCAGGCCCGCCGCGTCGCCGCCTGGGGGCGCGTCCTCGCTAGCACGTGCCGCTCGGGCAACGTCGCCACGCTCCAGGTCCTCGAGCGGACGCTGCCCGACTCCGGCAAGGGTCTGGCCGCCTGGTGGACGACCCAGGGCACCGACGACGGCGGCTGGGCCGCCCGCACCTACGCCGACCTCATCGACCGCGCCGGTCCCACCGGCGAGCGGCACGCGACGACGATCGCGCTGACGATCTCGCTACGCGCGGCGGCGCGGGCCGTTAGGGCGGCCGGCGGCGGACTACGCGGAGGCGCCACCGTTCTGCGTCAAGAGGTCACCTCGCTGACGACAGCCCTCCGAGCCGCAGACCTTACGCCGACCGGCATGCTCGACGCCGGCGAGGTCGCGCTCGCGATCCGCGCCGCCTACGACCCCACCGTCGGCGCCGCCCTCGAACGCCACGGAGCCATCGGCCGCGACCTCGCGACCGCGGGACCGCTCGCCGTCACCGAGTCCTGGGGGCACCTGCGAGCGGACGGCGCCTACCACTGCGTCCTGTGGATCTCCGAGTGGCCCCGCACGGTCGTCTACCCCGCGTTCCTCACCCCACTGCTGCTCGCACCCGGGGTGCGACGCACCCTCTCACTCACCTTCACGCCCGTACGCGCCGATGTCGCCGCCCGCGACTTGCGGCGCAAGAAGACCGAGTACATCTCCGACGCCGCCCAGCGGAACAGGCTGGGACAGATCGAGGACGCGTCCCAGGCCGCGGAGTACACCGACGTGCTCCAGCAAGAAGCCGACCTCACGGCCGGGCACGGCGTCCTGCGCGCTGTCGGGCTGGTGACTGTGACCGCCCCGACACTCGAGGAGCTCGAACGCGCGGTGGCCGCCGTCGAGCAGGCCGCGATCCAAGCGTCGTGCGAGACACGACGGCTCTGGGGGCAGCAGGCCAGGACCTTCATCAGGGCTGCGCTCCCCGTGGCGATGCCCATCTGA
- a CDS encoding prepilin peptidase, producing the protein MAAIVDLSWAPLLAGLTAGAAVGVVFLALWRFTGLGMGDVRLATALAPIAGLAGWQTVVAFVVLTHLLAAPVALWALARRRRDIAFGPAVVAGLYLAVALAPML; encoded by the coding sequence GTGGCCGCGATCGTCGACCTGAGCTGGGCGCCGCTGCTGGCCGGATTGACCGCCGGCGCCGCAGTCGGTGTCGTGTTCCTGGCGTTGTGGCGGTTCACCGGGCTCGGCATGGGCGACGTGCGCCTCGCGACCGCCCTCGCCCCGATCGCCGGGCTCGCAGGCTGGCAGACGGTCGTCGCGTTCGTCGTCCTGACACACCTGCTCGCCGCTCCGGTTGCGCTGTGGGCGCTGGCCCGACGACGCCGCGACATCGCGTTCGGTCCTGCCGTCGTCGCCGGGCTCTACCTCGCCGTCGCGCTGGCACCGATGCTCTGA
- a CDS encoding ArdC-like ssDNA-binding domain-containing protein, with product MYRIDEPKRAEQEAHLKALHEKLTTAVGNLVTGEDWMRALMVSARLRAYSAMNSVLIWVGLAEQYAQGLVPTDTPTMVAGIKQWNSLGRTVIKGQHGLEIRLPVFGRYAAEHPDAPEATWRRLGSWEKLAPGEVLKRKLVNTKVGRVFDVCQTEGAPVEPLPSPVLLTGQAPSGLWDGVAAQIAARGFDLRLVDSAKAIGGANGLTNYLAKTVQVRTDVEPLSAVRTLTHELAHVLAHGPDAEDAATHRGIAEVEAESTAALVLGAHGVDTSQYTVPYVATWASSVPGDQVETVMRTFDRVAKTATTILSLLDTTQVGNGLPPGLDREAHAHQHAPDRGGPTPRRAVGRTREAVAR from the coding sequence ATGTACAGGATCGACGAGCCAAAGCGGGCCGAGCAGGAAGCCCACCTCAAGGCCCTGCACGAGAAGCTGACCACCGCCGTCGGCAACCTCGTCACGGGCGAGGACTGGATGCGTGCCCTCATGGTGAGCGCACGTCTCCGGGCCTACTCGGCGATGAACTCCGTGCTCATCTGGGTGGGCCTTGCCGAGCAATACGCGCAGGGCCTGGTGCCGACGGACACGCCCACGATGGTCGCCGGCATCAAGCAGTGGAACTCGCTGGGCCGAACCGTTATCAAGGGCCAGCACGGCCTCGAGATCCGCCTGCCCGTCTTCGGCCGCTACGCCGCCGAGCACCCCGATGCTCCCGAGGCCACGTGGCGTCGCCTGGGCAGCTGGGAGAAGCTCGCGCCCGGCGAGGTCCTCAAGCGCAAGCTCGTGAACACGAAGGTCGGCCGGGTCTTCGACGTCTGCCAGACGGAAGGGGCACCCGTCGAGCCGCTGCCATCACCGGTCCTACTGACGGGTCAGGCGCCGTCGGGTCTGTGGGATGGCGTCGCTGCCCAGATTGCCGCCCGCGGCTTCGACCTCCGGCTCGTCGACTCTGCGAAGGCGATCGGTGGCGCGAACGGCCTGACGAACTACCTCGCCAAGACGGTCCAGGTCCGCACCGACGTGGAACCCCTGTCGGCCGTTCGTACGCTGACGCACGAGCTCGCCCACGTGCTGGCGCACGGCCCCGACGCCGAGGACGCGGCGACACACCGCGGCATTGCCGAGGTCGAGGCCGAGTCCACGGCCGCGCTCGTGCTCGGTGCCCATGGTGTCGATACGAGCCAGTACACGGTTCCGTACGTCGCGACGTGGGCGTCGTCGGTCCCGGGCGACCAGGTCGAGACGGTCATGCGGACCTTCGACCGCGTCGCCAAGACCGCGACGACGATCCTGTCCCTGCTCGACACGACGCAGGTCGGTAACGGTCTGCCGCCCGGCCTGGACCGCGAGGCGCATGCTCACCAGCACGCCCCGGACCGTGGAGGCCCGACGCCGCGGCGCGCAGTCGGCCGAACCCGCGAGGCGGTGGCCCGATGA
- a CDS encoding tyrosine-type recombinase/integrase translates to MLGTGLRIGEVLALNWSEVNLTTEGLPTVRVDATMVDIKGQGTVRQAMPKTDSGKRTIIIPRFTADALRGLYPDGASPTDPVFPSRRRAGRAEPRPQTPHNVRRMLRAALELAGMKGEVHPHLLRSTVATFVARERGTADAAVLLGHKIQGGVTQRHYVERLLIAPDVSSILQAMVEIGEEEAAAQAERDDGKTAGADAAVGR, encoded by the coding sequence ATGCTCGGGACGGGCCTGCGGATCGGAGAAGTACTCGCGCTCAACTGGTCCGAAGTGAACCTCACCACCGAAGGGCTGCCGACCGTGAGGGTGGACGCCACGATGGTCGACATCAAGGGGCAGGGAACCGTTCGCCAGGCCATGCCGAAGACGGACTCCGGGAAGCGCACGATCATCATCCCGCGGTTCACGGCCGACGCCCTGCGAGGGTTGTACCCGGACGGCGCGTCTCCCACCGACCCGGTGTTCCCGTCGCGGCGCCGGGCGGGTCGCGCGGAGCCTCGACCGCAGACCCCGCACAACGTGCGGCGTATGCTCCGTGCCGCTCTGGAACTCGCCGGCATGAAGGGTGAGGTCCATCCCCACCTTCTGCGATCCACGGTGGCGACGTTCGTTGCCCGCGAGAGAGGCACCGCCGACGCCGCGGTGCTTCTTGGACACAAGATCCAGGGCGGTGTGACGCAGCGGCACTACGTCGAGCGCCTCCTCATCGCGCCGGACGTGTCGTCGATCCTGCAGGCGATGGTCGAGATCGGCGAGGAGGAGGCAGCGGCACAAGCCGAGCGGGATGACGGCAAGACAGCCGGGGCAGATGCCGCCGTGGGGCGATGA
- a CDS encoding N-terminal phage integrase SAM-like domain-containing protein translates to MTHDRLNPGEHGEIFIKKTPSGSFQARVRVRLLDGSDTQISRSRKTRAAARLAVQAEIDERLKRPRGSVDLKPDSKVGLAARQWIDELRVQATWPRPRRRPQTIDEYERLLGTLLVPKLGKLRLNELTTARCQAWIDEIIEQGQGGPHDMVVTAAQVRMVFKAVLDRAIVHDALHSNPMDKTTTPPRKQPNPTALTVTSVHRLREAVRAWEAARAGRPGPRQTGTFPSRSTSCSGRACGSEKYSRSTGPK, encoded by the coding sequence ATGACTCACGACAGGCTCAACCCCGGAGAGCACGGAGAGATCTTCATCAAGAAGACGCCCAGCGGCTCGTTTCAGGCCCGTGTTCGCGTTCGTCTGTTGGACGGCTCGGACACGCAGATCTCCCGAAGCCGGAAGACGAGGGCCGCCGCACGGCTCGCCGTCCAGGCGGAGATCGATGAGCGCCTCAAGCGCCCCAGGGGCTCGGTCGACCTGAAGCCCGACAGCAAGGTCGGGCTCGCTGCACGGCAGTGGATCGACGAACTCCGAGTGCAGGCAACTTGGCCTCGGCCGCGGCGCAGGCCGCAGACGATCGACGAGTACGAGCGACTCCTCGGAACCCTGTTGGTCCCGAAGCTGGGGAAGCTCAGGCTCAACGAGCTGACGACGGCGCGGTGTCAGGCATGGATCGACGAGATCATCGAGCAGGGCCAGGGCGGCCCGCATGACATGGTCGTCACGGCCGCTCAAGTGCGGATGGTCTTCAAGGCGGTCCTTGATCGCGCGATCGTCCACGACGCCCTGCACTCGAACCCCATGGACAAGACGACGACGCCACCGCGGAAACAGCCGAACCCGACCGCGCTGACCGTGACCAGCGTCCATCGGCTCCGGGAGGCTGTCCGGGCGTGGGAGGCTGCTCGCGCCGGTCGGCCAGGTCCCCGCCAAACGGGCACCTTCCCGTCGCGGTCGACGTCATGCTCGGGACGGGCCTGCGGATCGGAGAAGTACTCGCGCTCAACTGGTCCGAAGTGA